In Oncorhynchus tshawytscha isolate Ot180627B linkage group LG08, Otsh_v2.0, whole genome shotgun sequence, the genomic window caaatgtttgtttgtttactattgttGTGGAGACTTCTGGTGCtagtatagttaaacacgtccatgGAGGataagtgtgtgattgtgtgtgtttccAGGGGGCTACAACCTACAGGATGTAATATTCTACTGGACTAGAGGGAATGACTCAGTGAAGGGTCTGGACACACTGCGCCTTGCCCAGTACAGTGTTGAGACTTACTACACATCTGTTTCTGAGGCTGTCTATGAGAcaggtacctgtgtgtgtgtgtgtgtgtgtgtgtgtgtgtgtgtgtgtgtgtgtgtgtgtgtgtgtgtgcgcgcgagtAAACACAACTTACCTTACAGTCTACTGGTCTACCTCACCAAATACGACACTATAGAGTCAGATAACTGCTTCTAacttgttcgtgtgtgtgtgtgtgtgtgtgtatgtatgtatgtatatatgtatgtatgtatgtatatatgtatgtatatagggCTGTACCCGAAGCTGGTGCTCCACTTTGCTCTGCGCAGAAACGTGTTGTTCTTTATCCTGGAGACATACGCCCCTTCTACTCTGTTGGTGGTGCTCTCCTGGGTCTCCTTCTGGATCAGCCAATCATCTGTCCCTGCACGCACCTGCATCGGTCAGTCACACTGCGTGTGTGTATTAACCCTGTCACTTACATATTCATTCATTAATTTGAGTATAGAGTACAAGCAAGTTCCATtcctcatccatccacccatccatctagGTGTATTACAACTGACTATGACTGTCATTATAATGATTCTCCAGGTGTGACCACAGTGCTGACGATGACTGTTATTATAATGATTCTCCAGGTGTGACCACAGTGCTGACGATGACTGTCATTATAATGATTCTCCAGGTGTGACGATGACTGTCATTATAATGATTCTCCAGGTGTGACCACAGTGCTGACTATGACTGTCATTATAATGATTATCCAGGTGTGACCACAGTGCTGACTATGACTGTCATTATAATGATTCTCCAGGTGTGACCACAGTACTGACAATGACTACTCTCATGATGGGTGCCCGTACCTCTCTCCCCAACGCCAACTGTTTCATCAAGGCCATAGACGTGTACCTGGGCATCTGTTTCACCTTCATCTTTGGGGCGCTGCTGGAGTATGCCTGCGCCCACTTCTGTACCGTCCAGCACCAAACCGTAGGAGACATACACAGGGTGGGTCAAAtagagaaaagtgtgtgtgtgtgtcaaatgaaatcaaatgctatttgtcacaagcttggtaaacaacaggtgcagACTAACAGTGACGGGTCCatccccaacaatgcagagtgtgtatgtttatatgtGTACTTGTCTACCATATTTCTGAGatgagacccccccccccacacacaaaatgtctctcttctcctcaggaGCTCCTTCAGGAGTTTGATGACTCCAACAGAAACGGTACCATGCCCGTGGTCAGCTCCAGCCAAGCAAATCAGGTCCTGGAGCTAGGCTCCACCCAAAAGGATCTTGTTGACCAATCGGGGACGAGTGTCAGCGAGGCCGAGGCTACAGAGAAGAAGCCGGAGAAGGGGTGTGGCCTGACGTCGTTTAAGAACGTGGCGTGGCGTGCGTTGTCTGTGTTTAGTGTAGAGAACCCTCACAACATCGACCGCCATGCTCGCACCATGTTCCCCCTCACCTTCCTGGCGGTTAATGTCTTCTACTGGCTCTACTATCTCTTCATCTGATCTGAGTAGCACACATCTCTTCATCTGATCTGAGTAGCACACATCAAATCATCTGATATGATCTGAGCAGTACACATCTCTGATCTGAGTAGCACACATCTCTTCATCTGATCTGAGCAGTACACATCTCTGATCTGAGTAGCACACATCTCTTCATCTGATCTGAGCAGTACACATCTCTGATCTGATCTGAGTAGCACGCATCTCTTGATCTGATCCGAGTAGCTCACATCTCTTCATCTGATCTGAGTAGCACACATCCCATCATCTGATCTGATCTGAGTAGCACACATCTCTTCATCTGATCTGAGTAGCACACATCCCATCATCTGATCTGATCTGAGCAGTACACATCTCTGATCTGATCTGGGTAGCACACATCTCTTCATATGATCTGAGCAGTACACATCTCTGATCTGATCTGAGCAGCACACATCTCTTCATCTGATCTGAGCAGTACACATCTCTGATCTGAGTAGCACACATCTCTTCATCTGATCTGAGCAGTACACATCTCTGATCTGAGTAGCACGCATCTCTTGATCTGATCCGAGTAGCTCACATCTCTTCATCTGATCTGAATCGCATACATCTCTTCATCTGATCTGAATCGCATACATCTCTTGATCTGATCTGAATAGTTCACATCTCATCATCTGATCTGATCCGAATGGCCCCCTATTTCCTAtgaggtgcactacttttgaccaaagcccagtagtgcactatatattgcgtccaaaatggccccctatttcctatgaggtgcactacttttgaccaaactccagtagtgcgctatatagggactgtgtccaaaatggcccccttttccctatgtagtgcactactttgaccaacACCTATAGAGAAGGACCCTGGTCAAAAATGGtgcactacactcttagaaaaaaaggtgctagcTAGAACTTTAAAGGGTTCTTAAGTTGTCTACATAGGAGGACCCATTGAAGAACCCTTATTGGTTtaaggtagaacctttttggttcctggtaaaacccttttgggttccatgtatagttaattcagaaagtattcagatcccttgacatattacacattttgttacattacagccttattctaaaatggatgaaatagttaacttttcttctcatcaatctacacacaatatcccataatgacaaagcaaaaacagattttttggaATATtagcaaatgtatgaaaaatgtCAAATTGAAATATCaaattcagacccttcactcagtacgttgttgaaacacctttggcaaagattacagcctcgagtcatcttgggtatgactctacaagcttggcacaaaagtatttggggagtttctcccatccttctctgcagatcctctcaagctctgtcaggttggatggggagcatcgctgcacagctatttttaggtctctccagagatgttcgatcgggttataaagtctgggctctggctgggccgctcaaggacattcagagacttgtctcgaaaccactcctgcattgtcttggctctgtgcttagggttgttgtcctgttggaaggtgaaccttcgacacagtctgaggtcctgagcgctctggagcaggatttcatcaagtatctctctggactttgctctgttcatctttccctcgatcctgactagtctcccagtccctgccgctgaaaaccatccccacagcatgatgctgccaccaccatgcttcaccatagggattcatcagaacagagaatcttgttctcatggtctgagagtctttaggtgcattttggcaaactccaagcaggcggtCATGTGCTTTTTCactgtggagtggcttccgtctggccactctaccgtaaaggcctgattggtggagtgctgcagagatctttgtccttctggaaggttctcccatctccacagcagaactctggagctctgtcagagtgaccattgggttcttggtcacctcccattTCTAGAAAAAGTattggtggatccaaacttcttccatttaagaatgatggagaccactgttttcttagggaccttcaatgctgccgaaacgtgttggtacccttccccagatcttggCCTCAACATAAGCATtatgtctcagagctctatggacaattccttctcatggcttggtttttgctctgacaggcactgtcaactgtgggaccttatatagacaggtgtgtgcctttccaagtcatgtccaatcaattgaattttccacaggtggactccaatcaagttgtacaaacatctcaaggatgatcaatggaaacaagatgcacctgagctcaatttcttgtctcatagcaaagggtctgaatacttatttaaataaggtatttctgtttttttaaaccaaaaagggttctacctggaatggAACCGAAATGGGGTTTTCTATGGAGACAGCCAAATAActattttggaacccttttttctaagtgtgtatATAGGGATGAGGTGCCACTGGACTGCCCCACACTGGACTGCCCACACTGGACTGCCCCACACTGGACTGCCTCACACTGGACTGCCCCACACTGGACTGCCCCACACTGGACTGCCCCACACTGGACTGCCCTACACTGGACTGCCCTACACTGGACTGCCCTACACTGGACTGCCCTACACTGGACTGCCCCACACTGGACTGCCCCACACTGGACTGCCCTACACTGGCCTGCCCTCCACTGGCCTGCCCTCCACTGGCCTGCCCTCCACTGGACTGCCCTCCACTGGCCTGCCCTCCACTGGACTGCCCTCCACTGGCCTGCCCTCCACTGGACCGCCCTTCACTGGACTGCCCTACACTGGACTGCCCTTCACTGGACTGCCCTTCACTGGACTGCCCTACACTGGACTGCCCTACACTGGACTGCCCTCCACTGGCCTGCCCTACACTGGATCAAACCTATCATTCAATGGCCTTCATAAACTTTGGATGCATTTTTGTAtctgtaattttttttatcaTGGGTATATtatttatgatttatttatttgtgtacTTGTGCTTGTCTTGTGAATTTGCAACAATAAAATAGTGGACCATATATTTCAATGTGATTTGTCTATAGTGAGTAGGCCTATCCAGACATACTGATCACACTGCTCGGGTCGCGTGcgtgagcattgcaaaataaatgtacaaatacatgttatccaatcattgcacccacactctcccatctactcattagtttttaggagcatatacccatgtgccacctcctcattggtttttaggagcatatacccatgtgggtgattgaaatatGAACTGagctccacactccagtccagttggtagtggtaatgcaccttaaagttagttaccaaccgccatataaagtcaaaggaagaagaaaaagccttgaaGAAGGAGAGACTGTTTGAAACAAACCAtatttacccttttatctgtggattaaatgTCGGAGCAGAGGACCTTATGCATTTCAGataaaataacaacaataacagctAAATTGCCGTACATGTTTAacgcttttcgacctgtccccaaatgaatatagaTGGTTTGgggtttgttttgatatttcaacctgcgtgtcctgatggCGTCTGGTGTgagtggacaaaatcaacatgcacccggtctagtcagcatgtaaGCCTAACATAGAGTAGGTGTAATACCTTTCTGAATCAAATGGTGGGACTATTGTTCTTCAGAGACAAAGGCTTCATCTGACACTGATGTACACTACATGattaaaagtatgtgaacacctgctcattgaacatctcattccaaaatcatgggtgttgatatggagttggtcccccctttgctgctattacagcctccactgctctgggaaggctttccactaggtgttggaacattgctgcagggactttcttccattcaggaggaaacctggcaccaccccgacggtgaagcatggtggtggcaccaccatgctgtggggatgtttttcagcggcagggactgggagactattcaggatcgaggtaaagatgaatggagcaaagtacagagagatccttgatgaaaacctgctccagagcgctcagaacatCAGATTGtgttgaaggttcaccttccaacaggacaacgaagcttagcacacagccaagacaacgcaggagttgcttcgggacaagtctctgatgtccttgagtggcccagccaaagcctggacttgaacctgatcgaacatctctgaagagacctgaaaatagctgtgcagcaacgcctcccatccaacctgacagagtttgagaggatctgcagaaaagaatgggagaaactccccaaatacaggtgtgccaagcttgtagcgtcataccaagaaGACTTgtggctgtaatcactgccaaaagtgcttcaacaaagtactgagtaaagggtctgaatatgtacTTAAATTTCgaaaaacgtgtttttgctttgtcatcataaggctgtaacctaacaaaatgtggaaaaagtccagaagtctgaatactttccaaaggcactgtaggtaCTGTCTTATCAGCGATGTGAGTTCCTGTAGATAAGTAATGACACCTAGTGTACATCGTTCAGATAATATTTATTATTatcacaattttatttgtcatcaTACTGTTTATTAAGTACATCTCAATTTGAGGGTAAAATGAACATTGTGCAGTGTAAAAATCATCCTATAGACAAAACAGTAGGTATGGTTTCTGTCTACAGATAGAGGTGATGCTTCTGTCTGTACAGATAGAGGTGATGCTTCTGTCTGTACAGATAGAGGTGATGCTTCTGTCTGTACAGATAGAGGTGATGCTTCTGTCTGTACAGATAGAGGTGATGCTTCTGTCTGTACAGATAGAGGTGATGCTTCTGTCTGTACAGATAGAGGTGATGCTTCTGTCTGTACAGATAGAGGTGATGCTTCTGTCTGTACAGATAGAGGTGATGCTTCTGTCTGTACAGATAGAGGTGATGCTTCTGTCTGTACAGATAGAGGTGATGCTTCTGTCTGTACATATAGAGGTGATAAGGCAAAGGGGGAAAacaatgttaaagggatagtttcgGATTTTGTCAAT contains:
- the LOC121847030 gene encoding gamma-aminobutyric acid receptor subunit pi-like, producing MSLDIASIDAISEINMDYTATIFLRQRWRDSRLVFPGNESVSVDGRLVSLLWIPDTFIPDSKRSFLHDVTMENRLIRIFSNGTVLYALRITATIACNMDLTKYPMDRQVCTLQLESWGYNLQDVIFYWTRGNDSVKGLDTLRLAQYSVETYYTSVSEAVYETGLYPKLVLHFALRRNVLFFILETYAPSTLLVVLSWVSFWISQSSVPARTCIGVTTVLTMTTLMMGARTSLPNANCFIKAIDVYLGICFTFIFGALLEYACAHFCTVQHQTVGDIHRVGQIEKSVCVCQMKSNAICHKLGKQQVQTNSDGSIPNNAECVCLYVYLSTIFLR
- the LOC121846933 gene encoding gamma-aminobutyric acid receptor subunit pi-like, with amino-acid sequence MPVVSSSQANQVLELGSTQKDLVDQSGTSVSEAEATEKKPEKGCGLTSFKNVAWRALSVFSVENPHNIDRHARTMFPLTFLAVNVFYWLYYLFI